Proteins encoded together in one Kingella oralis window:
- the rpoH gene encoding RNA polymerase sigma factor RpoH: MNNAFALSVPSGHGSLEQYIHTVNSIPMLTLEEETSLAQRQLRGDLEAAKQLILSHLRVVVSIARGYDGYGLNQADLIQEGNVGLMKAVKRFEPTHGARLFSFAVHWIKAEIHEFILRNWRLVRIATTKPQRKLFFNLRSMRKSLSALSPKEAQDIADDLGVKLSDVLEMEQRMTGNDVALLADNSDDDDNNFAPIDWLSDDSSEPSQQLAKKAHYALQTEGLRNALSQLDERSRRIVETRWLQDDGGLTLHELAAEFGVSAERIRQIEAKAMQKLRALLAENADDVIED, from the coding sequence ATGAACAACGCTTTTGCACTATCGGTTCCAAGCGGTCATGGTAGCTTGGAGCAATATATTCACACGGTAAACAGCATCCCGATGCTGACATTGGAAGAGGAGACTTCGCTGGCGCAACGCCAATTGCGCGGCGATTTGGAAGCGGCAAAACAGCTGATTTTGTCGCATTTGCGCGTGGTGGTGTCGATTGCGCGCGGTTATGATGGCTATGGTTTGAATCAGGCGGATTTGATTCAAGAGGGCAATGTGGGCTTGATGAAGGCGGTGAAACGCTTTGAACCAACGCATGGTGCGCGTTTGTTTTCGTTTGCGGTGCATTGGATTAAGGCGGAAATTCACGAATTTATTTTGCGCAACTGGCGTTTGGTGCGGATTGCCACCACGAAACCGCAGCGCAAGTTGTTTTTCAATTTGCGCAGCATGCGCAAAAGTTTGAGCGCGTTGAGCCCGAAAGAGGCGCAGGATATTGCGGACGATTTGGGCGTGAAGCTCTCGGATGTGCTGGAAATGGAACAGCGCATGACGGGCAATGATGTGGCTTTGTTGGCAGACAACAGCGATGATGACGACAACAATTTCGCGCCGATTGACTGGCTGAGCGATGACAGCAGCGAGCCGAGCCAGCAGTTGGCGAAAAAAGCGCATTATGCGTTGCAAACCGAGGGCTTGCGCAATGCGCTTTCACAGTTGGACGAACGCAGCCGCCGTATTGTGGAAACGCGATGGTTGCAGGATGACGGCGGTTTGACGCTGCATGAGCTGGCGGCGGAATTTGGTGTTTCTGCGGAGCGAATTCGCCAGATTGAGGCGAAGGCGATGCAAAAATTGCGCGCACTGTTGGCGGAAAATGCGGATGATGTGATTGAAGATTGA
- a CDS encoding RNA methyltransferase yields MPTLPAYLANIRIVLSRTSHPANIGAAARAMKTMGLTRLTLVAPNIMATPMTPEPPAFIAEQAADFRLPEESFVLSSGARDVLERAKIVATLPEALAGTTLSCALTSRRRELTTPLQTPRQLAPSLLAAAQVGQQIALVFGNETYGLSIDEVQQCNRLMTISGNPDYFSLNLAQAVQVVCYELFSHVNMDMSHLIPERNLATAEQVAGMVQHLEDTMVQLDFFRRRNQERMMRRLHSLFNRADTTTEDIDILRGFLNRVQQKLPKE; encoded by the coding sequence ATGCCCACGCTCCCCGCCTATCTTGCCAACATCCGTATCGTCCTCTCGCGCACCAGCCACCCCGCCAACATTGGCGCCGCCGCCCGCGCCATGAAAACCATGGGCTTAACCCGGCTCACCCTCGTTGCCCCCAACATCATGGCAACGCCGATGACCCCCGAGCCGCCCGCCTTTATCGCCGAGCAAGCCGCCGATTTCAGGCTACCCGAAGAGAGCTTTGTGCTGTCATCAGGCGCAAGAGACGTGCTGGAACGCGCCAAAATCGTCGCCACGCTGCCCGAAGCGTTAGCAGGCACAACATTAAGCTGCGCCCTCACCAGCCGCCGCCGCGAGCTGACCACGCCGCTGCAAACCCCGCGCCAACTCGCCCCCAGCCTGCTTGCCGCCGCCCAAGTAGGGCAGCAAATCGCGCTGGTGTTTGGCAACGAAACTTATGGGCTCAGCATAGACGAAGTGCAACAATGCAACCGCCTGATGACCATTTCGGGTAACCCCGATTACTTCTCGCTCAACCTTGCCCAAGCCGTGCAAGTGGTGTGCTACGAGCTGTTTAGCCATGTAAACATGGACATGAGCCACCTGATTCCCGAGCGCAATCTCGCCACCGCCGAGCAAGTGGCGGGCATGGTGCAGCATTTGGAAGATACCATGGTGCAACTGGATTTTTTCCGCCGCCGCAACCAAGAGCGCATGATGCGCCGCCTGCATTCGCTGTTTAACCGTGCCGACACCACCACGGAAGACATTGATATTTTGCGTGGATTTTTAAATAGGGTGCAGCAGAAGCTGCCCAAAGAATGA
- the parC gene encoding DNA topoisomerase IV subunit A codes for MPLKPMFNPSQNTLNLAQYAERAYLEYAMSVVKGRALPAVQDGQKPVQRRILFAMKDMGLTHGAKPVKSARVVGEILGKYHPHGDSSAYEAMVRMAQDFTLRYPLIDGIGNFGSRDGDGAAAMRYTEARLTPLAELLLSEINQGTVDFIPNYDGAFEEPESLPARLPMVLLNGASGIAVGMATEIPSHNLGEVAQAAVALLKNPALTTADLHHHIPAPDFAGGAHIITPAKDIAQIYETGKGSIRVRARYDVEKLARGQWRVVVSELPPNTSSAKILAEIEEQTNPKPKAGKKQLNQDQLNTKKLMLDLLEKVRDESDGEHPVRLVFEPKSSRMQPETFINTLMAQTSMEGNVSVNLVMMGLDNRPAQKNLKTILQEWLDYRTATVTRRLQHRLDAVEKRIHILDGRMIAFLHIDQVIKVIREADEPKPELMAAFQLTEIQAEDILEIRLRQLARLEGIKIERELNELREEAGSLKTLLGDENEKRKLIIKEIQADAKQFGDARRTLVEAAERATLTQTTADEPITLILSQQGWLRARAGHGVDAAQIAFKEGDALQQVLETRTVQPVVVWDSHGRSYTLDAAEIPKGRGDGVPIASLIELPSQASVVALLAGAADDYYLLSGCHGYGFIAKLEDLFTRQKAGKAVLTLDDNETALPPVRIANDWLIAPDSRIVLASANKRLLAFPVSEMKIMAKGRGLQLIKLSDGDTLALASALTSEHYTLHIIGKRGAIHQETLRIADIAGKRAGKGKLLDISGSLKAIEAR; via the coding sequence ATGCCCTTAAAACCGATGTTCAACCCCAGCCAAAACACGCTTAATCTCGCCCAATACGCCGAACGCGCCTACCTAGAATACGCCATGAGCGTGGTCAAAGGGCGCGCCCTGCCCGCCGTGCAAGACGGGCAAAAACCCGTGCAACGGCGCATCCTGTTCGCCATGAAAGACATGGGCTTAACCCACGGCGCAAAGCCCGTTAAATCTGCCCGCGTGGTCGGCGAGATTTTGGGCAAATATCATCCGCATGGCGACAGCTCCGCATACGAAGCGATGGTGCGCATGGCGCAAGATTTCACGCTGCGCTATCCGCTGATTGACGGCATCGGCAATTTTGGCTCACGCGATGGCGACGGCGCGGCGGCGATGCGTTACACCGAAGCGCGTTTAACCCCGCTTGCCGAGCTGCTATTGAGCGAAATCAACCAAGGCACGGTGGACTTTATCCCCAACTATGACGGTGCGTTTGAAGAGCCCGAATCGCTGCCCGCGCGGCTGCCGATGGTGCTGCTCAACGGCGCAAGCGGCATCGCCGTGGGCATGGCAACCGAAATCCCCTCGCACAATCTGGGCGAAGTGGCGCAAGCGGCGGTGGCGTTGCTGAAAAATCCCGCGCTCACCACCGCCGATTTGCATCACCACATCCCCGCGCCCGATTTTGCAGGCGGCGCACACATCATTACCCCCGCCAAAGACATCGCGCAAATTTACGAAACAGGCAAAGGCAGCATCCGCGTGCGCGCGCGTTATGACGTGGAAAAGCTGGCGCGTGGGCAATGGCGCGTGGTTGTAAGCGAGTTGCCGCCCAACACTTCCTCCGCCAAAATCTTGGCAGAAATTGAAGAGCAAACCAATCCCAAGCCCAAAGCGGGCAAAAAACAGCTTAACCAAGACCAGCTCAACACCAAAAAGCTGATGCTGGATTTGCTGGAAAAAGTGCGCGACGAAAGCGACGGCGAACACCCCGTACGCCTTGTGTTTGAGCCAAAATCCAGCCGAATGCAGCCTGAAACGTTTATCAACACGCTGATGGCGCAAACCAGCATGGAAGGCAATGTTTCTGTAAACCTTGTGATGATGGGGCTGGACAATCGCCCCGCGCAAAAAAACCTGAAAACCATTTTGCAAGAATGGCTGGACTACCGCACCGCCACGGTAACGCGCCGCTTGCAGCACCGCTTGGATGCCGTGGAAAAGCGCATCCATATTTTAGACGGGCGCATGATTGCGTTTTTGCATATTGACCAAGTGATTAAAGTGATCCGCGAAGCAGACGAGCCCAAGCCCGAATTGATGGCGGCGTTTCAGCTTACCGAAATCCAAGCCGAAGACATTTTAGAAATCCGCCTGCGCCAGCTTGCCCGCTTGGAAGGCATTAAAATTGAACGCGAACTCAACGAGTTGCGCGAAGAAGCAGGCAGCCTGAAAACGCTGTTGGGCGATGAAAACGAAAAGCGCAAGCTCATCATCAAAGAAATCCAAGCCGATGCCAAGCAATTTGGCGATGCACGGCGCACGTTGGTGGAAGCCGCCGAACGCGCCACGCTCACGCAAACCACCGCCGATGAACCCATCACGCTGATTTTGTCGCAACAAGGCTGGCTACGCGCCCGTGCAGGGCATGGCGTGGATGCCGCACAAATTGCGTTTAAAGAAGGCGATGCCTTGCAGCAAGTGCTGGAAACGCGCACCGTGCAGCCTGTGGTGGTGTGGGATTCGCATGGGCGCAGCTACACGCTGGATGCCGCCGAAATCCCCAAAGGGCGCGGCGACGGCGTGCCGATTGCTTCGTTGATTGAATTGCCCAGCCAAGCCAGCGTGGTTGCGCTGTTGGCGGGCGCGGCGGATGATTATTATCTGCTTTCAGGCTGCCACGGCTACGGCTTTATCGCCAAGCTGGAAGATTTGTTCACGCGCCAAAAAGCAGGCAAAGCCGTGCTCACGCTGGATGATAACGAAACCGCCCTGCCGCCCGTTCGCATTGCGAATGATTGGCTGATTGCGCCCGATAGCCGCATCGTGCTGGCAAGTGCCAACAAACGCCTGCTCGCCTTCCCCGTGAGCGAAATGAAAATCATGGCAAAAGGGCGCGGCTTGCAACTCATCAAGCTATCAGACGGCGACACGCTTGCCCTTGCCAGCGCGCTCACCAGCGAACACTACACGCTGCACATCATCGGCAAGCGCGGCGCAATCCACCAAGAAACGCTGCGCATCGCCGATATTGCCGGCAAACGCGCCGGCAAAGGCAAGCTGCTGGATATTTCAGGCAGCCTGAAAGCGATTGAAGCGCGGTAG
- a CDS encoding sensor histidine kinase, protein MAALNEKDIGILDDWDEQSKRVINMINIARISIFCSLLIFLAVIHNIRGTEQTLAAYAPMVQNEGWLQIWCTVYGAIIMFSLANPKWQLQPKTRTLPNASAVFDITMMGILTALAGGVSSGFGILALPFLATACVLSYGRYPLLYGSYAALLITGDILWKFYPFSMDIIRGNLSLLTGQILLMVACYIVPLLTSFSARYLVTADDSIRTHRTAFERLSALNKIVLNRIQEAVIVVDQDCLVWTYNRQAKQYFSELESNELAPFLSGLVKTWRLKPEESFSNLSPINSTLMYVRAIPIIQEDTELLMLFARAERERQAEAQTLKLTALGLLTANLAHEIRNPLSAMRQASGLIQETAEEDANPMYRKLSDIIEKNITRIDKMLEDITSLNRSDRIDTKGIHLTQFWLSFIQEFYLTNPEAKNCLRLDVPNGSSFIALFDAAHLQQIMWNLCNNAWRHCRKQKGSIVVSLRVFGKNNISLRVWDDGPGVSETIREHLFEPFNTSEAEGTGLGLYVARELAHANNGDLCYVPHAKSFELILPRAPK, encoded by the coding sequence ATGGCAGCACTCAACGAAAAAGACATCGGCATCCTCGACGACTGGGACGAGCAAAGCAAGCGCGTTATCAACATGATAAACATCGCAAGGATTTCCATCTTCTGCTCCCTGCTTATCTTCCTCGCCGTTATCCACAACATTCGCGGCACCGAGCAAACCCTCGCCGCCTATGCCCCCATGGTGCAAAACGAAGGCTGGCTGCAAATCTGGTGCACCGTGTATGGCGCCATCATCATGTTCAGCCTTGCCAACCCCAAATGGCAGCTGCAACCCAAAACCCGCACGCTGCCCAACGCCAGCGCGGTGTTTGACATCACCATGATGGGCATACTCACTGCCCTTGCCGGCGGCGTATCCTCTGGCTTCGGCATCCTCGCCCTGCCCTTTCTCGCCACCGCCTGCGTGCTCAGCTACGGGCGCTATCCCCTGCTCTACGGCAGCTACGCCGCCTTGCTGATTACCGGCGACATCCTGTGGAAATTCTATCCGTTCAGCATGGACATCATCCGCGGCAACCTTTCGCTGCTCACCGGGCAAATCCTGCTGATGGTAGCCTGCTACATCGTCCCCCTGCTCACCTCGTTTTCCGCCCGCTACCTCGTAACCGCCGACGATTCCATCCGCACCCACCGCACCGCTTTCGAGCGGCTGAGCGCGTTAAACAAAATCGTGCTCAACCGCATTCAAGAAGCCGTGATTGTGGTGGATCAGGATTGCCTGGTGTGGACATACAACCGCCAAGCCAAGCAATATTTCTCCGAACTAGAAAGTAACGAGCTTGCCCCCTTTTTAAGCGGTCTAGTCAAAACATGGCGGCTCAAACCCGAAGAATCCTTTTCCAATCTATCGCCGATTAACTCCACGCTGATGTATGTTCGCGCCATCCCCATTATCCAAGAAGACACCGAGCTGCTGATGCTGTTTGCCCGCGCCGAACGCGAACGCCAAGCCGAAGCGCAAACGCTCAAACTCACCGCGCTGGGCTTGCTCACCGCCAATCTGGCGCACGAAATCCGCAACCCGCTCTCTGCCATGCGCCAAGCCAGCGGCCTAATCCAAGAAACCGCCGAAGAAGACGCAAACCCGATGTACCGCAAACTCAGCGACATCATCGAAAAAAACATCACCCGCATCGACAAAATGCTGGAAGACATCACCTCGCTCAACCGCAGCGACCGCATCGACACCAAAGGCATCCACCTCACCCAATTCTGGCTCAGCTTCATCCAAGAGTTTTACCTCACCAATCCCGAGGCTAAAAACTGCCTGCGCCTTGACGTGCCCAACGGTTCCAGCTTCATCGCCCTGTTTGATGCCGCCCACCTGCAACAAATCATGTGGAACCTCTGCAACAACGCATGGCGGCATTGCCGCAAGCAAAAAGGCAGCATCGTGGTGAGCCTGCGCGTGTTTGGCAAAAACAACATCAGCCTGCGCGTGTGGGACGATGGACCGGGCGTATCCGAAACCATCCGCGAGCATCTATTTGAACCATTTAACACTTCCGAAGCCGAAGGCACAGGCTTAGGGCTATACGTTGCCCGCGAGCTGGCGCACGCCAACAACGGCGACCTATGCTATGTGCCGCACGCCAAATCCTTTGAACTTATCCTACCGAGAGCCCCCAAATGA
- a CDS encoding sigma-54-dependent transcriptional regulator yields MSTNNLNRPVLVVDDEADIRDLMEMTLMKMGLRVDTAEGVRAALSKLSSNKYSLVLTDMRMPDGSGLEVVQHINQQQLDVPVAVITAFGSAVQALKEGAFDYLQKPITLAQLRTLVKSAIKVQEDNSAPPAAAEPEPQAAPPQSPPVIIDIDDEDDFQAAATPAAQPIAKQPETIRQPENAAGELPRSPAKAAAGKPAVPVNESKLKMEADLPRLLGSSPQIETVRNLIRKLAPANVPVYISGESGSGKEQAARSIHELSPRKDGPFIAVNCGAIPENLMESEFFGYKKGSFTGADQDRLGFFQHAHGGTLFLDEVADLPLAMQVKLLRAIQEKAVRRIGDAQEVKVDVRIISATHKNLPALVESGAFRQDLFYRLNVVTLHMPALREMHEDLANLIAHLLRKHHSGDINMTPAAREALLRYNYPGNFRELENILERAVALASNHTIDVDDLQITTDPLGGGSAAVELEGTSQHQIVNGLPNFQMGTTQIQDYLDDIERQILEYALRLTQGNRTQAAKTLGISFRSMRYRLERLNIDLGA; encoded by the coding sequence ATGAGCACCAACAACCTAAACCGCCCCGTATTAGTCGTTGACGACGAAGCCGACATCCGCGATTTGATGGAAATGACCCTGATGAAAATGGGCTTGCGCGTAGACACCGCCGAGGGCGTGCGCGCCGCGTTAAGCAAACTGAGCAGCAACAAATACTCCCTCGTGCTCACCGATATGCGTATGCCCGACGGTTCGGGCTTGGAAGTGGTGCAACACATCAACCAGCAGCAGCTGGATGTGCCCGTTGCCGTGATTACCGCGTTCGGCAGCGCCGTGCAAGCGTTAAAAGAAGGCGCATTTGACTATCTGCAAAAACCCATCACGCTGGCGCAACTGCGCACGCTGGTGAAATCCGCCATCAAGGTGCAAGAAGACAACAGCGCGCCGCCAGCCGCTGCCGAACCCGAGCCGCAAGCCGCCCCGCCCCAATCGCCGCCCGTTATCATCGATATCGATGACGAAGACGATTTTCAGGCTGCCGCAACACCCGCCGCCCAACCCATCGCCAAACAACCCGAAACCATCAGGCAGCCTGAAAACGCAGCCGGCGAATTGCCGCGCAGCCCCGCCAAAGCCGCCGCCGGCAAACCCGCCGTGCCCGTAAACGAGAGCAAGCTCAAAATGGAAGCCGACCTGCCGCGCCTGCTCGGCTCGTCGCCGCAAATTGAAACCGTGCGCAACCTTATCCGCAAGCTCGCCCCCGCCAACGTGCCCGTTTACATTTCGGGCGAAAGCGGCTCGGGTAAAGAACAAGCCGCGCGCAGCATCCACGAACTCTCGCCGCGCAAAGACGGCCCGTTCATCGCCGTAAACTGTGGCGCCATCCCAGAAAACCTGATGGAAAGCGAATTCTTCGGCTACAAAAAAGGCAGCTTCACAGGCGCCGACCAAGACCGTCTCGGCTTCTTCCAACACGCCCACGGCGGCACCTTATTCTTGGACGAAGTCGCCGACCTGCCGCTTGCCATGCAAGTCAAACTCTTGCGCGCCATCCAAGAAAAAGCCGTGCGCCGCATTGGCGATGCGCAAGAAGTGAAAGTGGACGTGCGCATCATTTCCGCCACCCACAAAAATCTCCCCGCGCTGGTGGAAAGCGGCGCCTTCCGCCAAGACTTGTTCTACCGTCTTAACGTGGTAACGCTGCACATGCCCGCCCTGCGCGAAATGCACGAAGACCTCGCCAACCTTATCGCCCATCTTTTACGCAAACACCACAGCGGCGACATCAACATGACCCCCGCCGCCCGCGAAGCCCTGCTGCGCTACAACTACCCCGGCAACTTCCGCGAACTAGAAAACATCCTAGAACGCGCCGTCGCCCTCGCCAGCAACCACACCATAGACGTGGACGATTTGCAAATCACCACCGACCCGCTTGGTGGCGGCAGCGCAGCCGTAGAACTGGAAGGCACCAGCCAACACCAAATCGTCAACGGCTTGCCCAACTTCCAAATGGGCACCACCCAAATCCAAGATTATCTGGACGACATCGAACGCCAAATTTTGGAATACGCCCTGCGTCTCACCCAAGGCAACCGCACGCAAGCCGCCAAAACACTCGGCATCAGCTTCCGCTCCATGCGCTATCGCCTAGAACGGCTAAACATTGATTTAGGCGCGTAA
- a CDS encoding acyltransferase family protein, whose amino-acid sequence MREPRLALVLLTFLVMLSMALVAFLLARMPQKISEKFDSTHRDSPLDGLRGVLATFVFAHHFYLLHRWSLQGEWAVADNFGLHWMYFAQNLGAIPVSLFFMITGFLFLNKLKQKEINWKNLYIARIRRIMPLYLLSLLFVVYASFKAVGVENVAFWDGADWLFHWATFRYQPLNGFISFVSNAGVQWTLLYEWGFYFSLPFIHTAMHQLPASNKKQWGVMALCGALFVWIITQTDTHHYWQFVLSAAAVSLSDVLLPWIQQYKKWLNVAVPLLLLATAFLFPPYTPLNRILVALLFVMLAGGYDFGGILRHHGMKMLGDMSYSIYLTHGVVLYSVFVLGGWFNFQAHGLLVYIATFPLIFVLVLLLSCTTYFGVERSFLRKRQ is encoded by the coding sequence ATGAGAGAGCCTAGATTAGCGTTGGTTTTATTGACTTTTTTGGTAATGCTATCCATGGCATTGGTGGCATTTTTATTGGCGCGAATGCCGCAAAAAATCAGTGAAAAATTTGATTCCACCCACCGTGATTCACCATTGGATGGTTTGCGCGGCGTGTTGGCAACTTTTGTGTTCGCTCATCATTTTTATTTGCTGCATCGTTGGAGTTTGCAAGGAGAGTGGGCTGTTGCTGATAACTTTGGCTTGCATTGGATGTATTTTGCACAAAACCTTGGCGCGATTCCCGTTAGCCTGTTTTTTATGATTACAGGCTTTCTTTTTCTTAATAAACTCAAACAAAAAGAAATCAATTGGAAAAACTTATACATCGCGCGCATTCGGCGGATTATGCCGTTGTATCTGCTGTCGCTACTGTTTGTGGTGTATGCCAGCTTTAAAGCAGTGGGTGTGGAAAATGTGGCGTTTTGGGATGGTGCAGATTGGCTTTTTCACTGGGCAACTTTTCGCTATCAGCCACTCAATGGCTTTATCAGCTTTGTTTCCAATGCAGGCGTGCAATGGACGTTGCTTTATGAATGGGGGTTTTATTTCAGCCTGCCGTTTATTCATACGGCAATGCACCAATTGCCTGCGAGCAATAAAAAACAATGGGGCGTGATGGCATTATGCGGCGCATTGTTTGTTTGGATTATCACGCAAACCGATACCCACCATTATTGGCAATTTGTGCTCTCCGCTGCGGCGGTGAGTTTAAGCGATGTGTTGTTGCCATGGATACAACAATATAAAAAATGGCTGAATGTGGCAGTGCCGCTTTTGCTATTGGCAACGGCATTTTTATTTCCGCCTTACACACCGCTTAACCGCATTTTGGTGGCATTGCTGTTTGTTATGCTGGCGGGTGGTTACGATTTTGGCGGCATTTTGCGACATCACGGCATGAAAATGTTGGGTGATATGAGTTACAGCATTTATTTAACGCATGGCGTGGTGTTGTATAGCGTGTTTGTGTTGGGCGGTTGGTTTAATTTCCAAGCGCATGGTTTGTTGGTTTATATAGCAACATTCCCGCTGATTTTTGTGCTGGTGTTATTGCTGTCGTGTACTACTTATTTTGGTGTGGAACGTTCATTCTTGCGGAAGCGACAATAG
- the era gene encoding GTPase Era: MNLEEFLANEKTAAEGYRCGFIAIVGRPNVGKSTLMNHLIGQKISITSKKAQTTRNRVTGIYTDDTAQFVFVDTPGFQTYHRNALNDRLNLNVTEAVSGVDVIVFVVEALRFSDADRIVLKQLPKNTPVMLVVNKIDKNKAKDAATLDAFIAEVMQEFDFAGYEVVSAKHGLRIANLLAKLKSYLPESVPMYPEDMITDKSSRFLAAEIVREKLFRYLGEELPYAMNVEVEKFDAGEGIYHIYVAVLVDKENQKPIVIGKGGEKLKKISTEARLDMEKLFDCKIFLKVWVKVKSGWADDVRFLNELGL, translated from the coding sequence ATGAACCTAGAAGAATTTTTAGCCAACGAAAAAACCGCCGCCGAAGGCTATCGCTGCGGCTTTATCGCCATTGTGGGGCGGCCCAACGTGGGCAAATCCACGCTGATGAACCACCTGATTGGGCAAAAAATCAGCATCACCAGCAAAAAAGCCCAAACCACGCGCAACCGAGTAACGGGTATCTATACCGACGACACCGCGCAATTTGTTTTCGTGGACACCCCAGGCTTCCAAACCTACCATCGCAACGCCTTGAACGACCGCTTAAATTTAAACGTAACCGAAGCCGTGAGCGGCGTGGACGTGATTGTTTTTGTGGTGGAAGCGCTGCGTTTTTCCGATGCCGACCGCATTGTGCTGAAACAATTGCCCAAAAACACGCCTGTGATGCTGGTGGTAAACAAAATTGACAAAAACAAAGCCAAAGATGCCGCAACGCTTGATGCATTCATCGCCGAAGTGATGCAAGAATTTGATTTTGCAGGCTATGAAGTGGTGAGCGCCAAGCATGGGCTACGCATTGCCAACTTGCTGGCGAAGCTGAAAAGCTATCTGCCCGAAAGCGTGCCGATGTACCCCGAAGACATGATTACCGATAAATCCAGCCGTTTTTTGGCGGCGGAAATCGTGCGCGAAAAGCTGTTTCGCTATCTGGGCGAAGAGCTGCCTTACGCGATGAACGTGGAAGTGGAAAAGTTTGACGCGGGCGAGGGCATTTATCATATTTATGTTGCCGTGTTGGTGGATAAGGAAAACCAAAAGCCGATTGTGATTGGCAAGGGCGGCGAAAAGCTGAAAAAAATCTCCACCGAAGCGCGGCTGGATATGGAAAAGCTGTTTGACTGCAAGATTTTCTTGAAGGTTTGGGTGAAGGTGAAATCGGGGTGGGCGGATGATGTGCGGTTTTTGAATGAGTTGGGGTTATGA
- a CDS encoding SDR family oxidoreductase, with amino-acid sequence MTTESLENNALAKKVILVTGASQGLGAEVAKSCAAAGATVVLLGRSQKKLEKVYDEVMAAGDAEPFAICFDMMGAEELEFEQLVRTLADATQGKLDGVIHCASYFYALSPLDFQTVAEWVNQYRINTVAPMALTRAVLPLLKESPDASVIFVGESHGEAPQAYWGGFGASKAALNYLCKVAADEWERFPNLRANVLVPGSINSPQRIKTHPGETAAERKDMADITPDFVWWASEQSKGRSGEIVYL; translated from the coding sequence ATGACAACGGAATCATTGGAAAACAACGCATTAGCAAAAAAAGTGATATTGGTAACGGGCGCATCGCAGGGCTTGGGCGCGGAAGTGGCGAAGTCTTGCGCGGCGGCGGGGGCAACGGTGGTGTTGCTGGGGCGCAGCCAGAAGAAATTGGAAAAAGTGTATGACGAAGTGATGGCGGCGGGCGATGCCGAGCCGTTTGCCATTTGCTTTGACATGATGGGCGCAGAGGAGCTGGAATTTGAACAACTGGTGCGCACGTTGGCAGACGCGACGCAGGGTAAATTGGATGGGGTGATTCATTGCGCGAGCTATTTTTACGCGCTTTCGCCGTTGGATTTTCAAACGGTGGCGGAGTGGGTGAACCAATATCGCATCAACACGGTGGCGCCGATGGCTTTAACGCGGGCGGTGTTGCCGCTGCTGAAAGAATCGCCCGATGCTTCGGTGATTTTTGTGGGCGAAAGCCACGGCGAAGCGCCGCAGGCGTATTGGGGCGGCTTTGGCGCGAGCAAGGCGGCGCTGAATTATCTGTGCAAGGTGGCGGCGGACGAATGGGAGCGTTTCCCCAATTTGCGCGCGAACGTGCTGGTGCCGGGGTCTATTAACTCGCCGCAGCGCATCAAAACCCACCCCGGGGAAACGGCGGCGGAGCGCAAGGATATGGCGGACATTACGCCTGATTTTGTGTGGTGGGCGAGCGAGCAAAGCAAGGGGCGCAGCGGGGAGATTGTTTACTTATAG
- a CDS encoding class I SAM-dependent methyltransferase, which yields MTLSIVTALPLPDYLAHATAIRQPENPVYLRYDERGLCLCQQGEKGVVQVDFAGGAAQHRRTQGGGELIAKAVQHTARPVVWDATGGLGRDSFVLASLNLAVHTFEQHPAVFALLQDGLHRAAQSPEIATIAARITLHQGNAAELMPALAAQTGQPDVVYLDPMYPERQKSAAVKKEMAYFHALIGQPENEFSAFSANDAALFQAARAVAKKRIVVKRPRLGAFLCGEKPAYQYAGKSTRFDVYLPRAG from the coding sequence ATGACCCTATCCATCGTTACTGCCCTCCCCCTGCCCGATTATCTTGCCCACGCCACCGCCATCAGGCAGCCTGAAAACCCCGTTTACCTGCGCTACGACGAGCGCGGTTTGTGCCTGTGCCAACAAGGCGAAAAAGGCGTGGTGCAAGTGGATTTTGCGGGCGGCGCAGCGCAGCATCGGCGCACCCAAGGCGGCGGCGAATTGATTGCCAAAGCCGTGCAGCATACCGCGCGCCCCGTGGTGTGGGACGCAACGGGCGGCTTGGGGCGCGACAGCTTTGTGTTGGCGAGTTTGAACCTTGCCGTGCACACGTTTGAACAGCATCCCGCCGTGTTCGCGCTGCTGCAAGACGGTTTGCACCGCGCCGCGCAGTCGCCCGAAATCGCCACCATCGCCGCACGCATCACACTGCATCAGGGCAACGCCGCCGAGCTGATGCCCGCGCTTGCCGCGCAAACGGGCCAGCCCGATGTGGTTTATTTAGACCCGATGTATCCCGAGCGGCAAAAATCCGCCGCCGTTAAAAAAGAAATGGCGTATTTCCACGCGCTGATTGGGCAGCCTGAAAACGAGTTCAGCGCATTTTCCGCCAACGATGCCGCGCTGTTTCAGGCTGCCCGCGCGGTTGCCAAAAAACGCATCGTGGTGAAACGCCCGCGCTTGGGCGCGTTTTTGTGCGGCGAAAAGCCTGCGTATCAGTATGCGGGCAAATCCACGCGGTTTGATGTTTATTTGCCGAGGGCAGGTTGA